tagcatgttattaaatattgattgggttaacaatgagatcaaagaagaaatcaaaaacatcctggaaactaatgacaatgaaaacacaacaatccaaaacctatgggacacaatgaaagcagtcctgagagggaagtttatagctctacaggcctatctcaaaaaataagaaaaaatggtagtaaatcatctaaatctacaactcaaagaattagaaagacagcaacaagaaaaccccagagtgagcagaaggaaggagataataaagattagagcagaaataaatgacatagacaccaaaaacaacaatacagaaaatcaatgaaaccaagagctggttctttgaaaggataaacaaattgacaaacctctagccagacttaccaagaagcaaagagagaggacccaaataaacaaaatcagaaatgacagaggcgaaataacaacagaccccacagaaatacaaatgattgttaaaaaatactatggacagctctactccaacaaactagacaacctggaggaaatggacaaattcctagaaaaatacaacatcccaaaactcaatcaggaagaatctaaaaatctcagtaggccaataactatggaagaaattgaagcagtcatcaaaaagcttccatcaaacaaaagcccaggaccagacggcttcacaggggagttttaccaaacattcaaggaagaactaaaacctatcctcctcagactactacaaaaaattcaagaggaaggaacacttccaagctcattctatgaagccagcatcaccctaataccaaaaccaggtaaagacaacacaatgaaagagaatgacaggccaatatccctcatgaacatagatgccaaaatcctcaacaaaatcttagcaaatcggatctagcagtacatcagaaagatcagacaccacgaccaagtaggatttatcccagggatgtaaggatggtacaatatccgcaaatcaataaacgtgatacatcacataaacaaattgaaaggaaaaaaaaacacatggtcatatcaattgatgcagaaaaaacatttgacaaaatccaacacccatttttgataaaaactctcagcaaggcgggagtagaaggatcatacctcaacataataaaagccatatatgacaggcctacagccacagaagaaaaaaaaaaaagaaagaaaagaaaagaaaagaaatattttagaaaactagGAATTTAACCCTGATGAACAGAAACCTTAAGGGGATTTGACACTGGTCCTTACATATACAAGGATACAAGGAGAATCAAACCTATTCTGTGCAACTTCAACTTTTGATGAAGACAGAAAAATGCCATGAAGATGTAACTGGCAAAAGAAGAAGGATctaaggaaacaaacaaatccaCTATATTTCTTCCTGTGGAAataattgatttatttaaaaaaaaaaaaaaaaaagcaaaactatgtgGATAAGTTCATGGCTTGCTTCAAATCTGCTCCCAAACTGAGCTAAAATTAGCATGAAGTGAGCAATGGAGGCACCTATGACACCCATGTTGCAGAAACACTCACTCTCAAGGTCCTGTAAAGGCCTATAGGCTCAACCTCTGAGAGTGAGTGTCACTTTAAATTTGCTTCAGAGATACCTGCTTACCTCACCCTAGTCCCAAGCCTGTGATTGGTCAGGCCATCCCTCCGTGACATCACATTAAATGTTTCCCTAGGTAACGGGTATATAACTACCTATCTACAAGGCAGTATGGTCTGTTTCTCCAGAGCCTGAAGAGAAAGAGACCTGAGGCCACATCTCCCAACTGGTGGTAGGCGATAAGTCTGTACCAATTCTACCATGTAGCAATGGCCTGGGCCCCAAAGCAGAAGTGGGCAGAGACAAACCTAAGGGatcccagggctggcagggcctaCAGAGATGGCAGGGGAggaagaggtggcagaggccagagctggggcagctcctccagCCACCTGGAGCCTAGGGCTCCTGGCCCCCAAGGCCCtcctcttgtttttaaaataaaaaaaagtctgaTTGGTACAGTGATTGGTCATGGCGGATCAAAAATAAGAGACATTCAGAGTACGACAAACACGAAAATACAGATCATACCGGTACAGGGTGATTCCGAAGCAGACGTAAACATTTTTGGCAGCAAGGATATGCAAGCAAAGGCCAAAGCAATTCTAGAGACTATTGTTGAAAGACAGGGAAGCAACTACCAATATTCAGAATGCACTGTTAATACTGCTGCAACCCAACCAGCTGTTGCAAGAGACTTAACCACAGATAACACTGTTAGAGAAGTTCGACCACTGATAGACTGGGATCGAATTAAGGCAAGAGtgacagactgggagaaaagaaGATGGGAAGACTTAGCACCAATTAAAAAAGACTTTTACATAGAATCCAAAGCAACAAGTTCTCTGTCTCAAATGCAGGCAGATCTTTGGAGAAAGGAACATTTCAATATAACTTGTGATGATTTGAAAGATGGTGAAAAACGGTCTATCCCCAACCCAACTATTAAATTTGAGGACGCTTTCCAGAATTATcctgaaataatgaaaaacattcaaaaaGCAGGGTTTCAAAAGCCAACGCCAATTCAATCACAGGTGTGGCCAATTGTTCTACAAGGGATAGATCTTGTAGGAGTCGCCCAAACTGGAACAGGCAAAACTTTGTCTTATTTATTGCCTGGGCTTATTCACATCAGTTCTCAACCAACACCCAGAGAACAGAGGAATGGTCCCGGCATGCTAGTCCTTACACCGACTAGAGAATTAGCTCTCCAGATAGGAAATGAATGTTCTAAGTATgcatataaaaatcttaaaagtatttGTATATACGGTGGT
The sequence above is a segment of the Myotis daubentonii chromosome X, mMyoDau2.1, whole genome shotgun sequence genome. Coding sequences within it:
- the LOC132223618 gene encoding probable ATP-dependent RNA helicase DDX53, producing the protein MAWAPKQKWAETNLRDPRAGRAYRDGRGGRGGRGQSWGSSSSHLEPRAPGPQGPPLVFKIKKSLIGTVIGHGGSKIRDIQSTTNTKIQIIPVQGDSEADVNIFGSKDMQAKAKAILETIVERQGSNYQYSECTVNTAATQPAVARDLTTDNTVREVRPLIDWDRIKARVTDWEKRRWEDLAPIKKDFYIESKATSSLSQMQADLWRKEHFNITCDDLKDGEKRSIPNPTIKFEDAFQNYPEIMKNIQKAGFQKPTPIQSQVWPIVLQGIDLVGVAQTGTGKTLSYLLPGLIHISSQPTPREQRNGPGMLVLTPTRELALQIGNECSKYAYKNLKSICIYGGGSRQQQIKDVAKDIDIIIATPGRLNDLQMNNFVNLRSITYLVLDEADKMLDMGFQPQIMKILLDVRPDRQMIMTSATWPDAIRRLSQTYLKEPMIVYVGTLDLVAVNTVKQNIIVTTEEEKRSLIKEFLCSLSPKAKVIVFVSRKIVADNLSSDLSVQGLSVQCLHGNREQSDREQALDDFRNGNVKILISTDLASRGLDVDDITHVYNYDFPRNIEEYVHRVGRTGRAGKTGTSITLMTKNDWKTAPELIKILERSNQSIPEALVTMAKKYKLGEQNRDTGNKSKLFQQNPRSFIKICSEKKLCQTTRRFKIS